In Sebastes umbrosus isolate fSebUmb1 chromosome 15, fSebUmb1.pri, whole genome shotgun sequence, the genomic window TCTTCCCTCTTTTCATGTATCAGAGGCTTTCAACCCGTCTGAATTATAGTTCAATCATTTACCCAAAATGCCTTAACAGCACCATCAGGAGACTTTGGTTTGCACACGTTGGTATTTCATCATAGCAAAACATTCACTGACTATTTACTCGGAAAATGGTTTGCAGTACCCAAGAGACAGGACGTCTGCATATTAGCTCACATGTCAAActgacacaacaaaaacaaacatgatagaAATGTTTCATGTACTGACACTGGTGAATAATACAGTGTATAATAAAAGACATTCACATCTCAAACTCTAGGCGGAGGCTAATTCATAAGAACACGTATTGTGTATTTAATGGAAACTTGCAAAAGGAGGAGACTttgacaaaaacacactctTAAAAGAGATCTTGTCATTTCTATTCTGAAAATGTCTCATCTTCTCTACTCTTctgttctgttattgtaatgcctatatcgggcataaaatgttttcagagtcatcttgtagtgtaccgtttagctgtaaaatgagaaagtttgtgacccggccgtcatgttgagatcagttgaggaaataccaagcaccgcccaccagccggagcactctttttcatttcacagctaaacagtacactacaagatgtttctgaaaacatttgaggagagaaataggcattacagtaacagaatattaattcatatttgatcagcgctgcctagtttgaccgcttggtcggagttcacgagtgattgagagctgcctccgttgaatgaacagccaaaaggaacgctctctctctctctctgaaatgacctgtgattggccaaagtctcccgtcacgggctagattttttaaagcctggaaacagagccatgaggaggtgcagaagtctagttatctctcagaacacttgaattacaatatgctgaaaggttattatggaatttttgcccaataatgccaaaaacattctgcctactgcaggtttaaatttaaaaacactttACCAGGACCAGCAGAAACGCATATATTTACGGGAGctaaagatatttttttcagcagATATAGTTCTAtctgcatgatgatgatgatgatagggACAAGATTGTGTGCCTCAATCAGTTACAATCAACTGTCCAAGATAATGTGACTTCTTGATTTTTCTCGACTTCCTTTGGTAACACTACGACTGAGATAATGTCACAAACTGGCAGGTTGAAAAGTAGAAAAACACAATCAAGGTTAGCCAGTATACTTCAACACAAGAGAGAGATCTTACCTGAGCGTTCTCTGAACTCTGGAGCCGGGCTATATCTGGGCAGGGTGGTCCTCTTGTCGGCCTCGGAGGCCGGGCGAAAcctcttgttttcctctgagGAGCTTTTCTGTAGAGGAGGCCGCAGGTCCATCTCAGAGACAGGCCTGACAGGCTCTggcttttctctcctctccttctcatcCCGTCGCTCTCTTTCATTCCTCTTGGCCCAGTCATCCCGTCTGTCCCTATCCTCCCTCCTATCTCTGTCTTCTCGCCGGTCTCGGTCATCTCTCCTATCTCTGTCATCTCTTTCTCCTCGCACGTCTTTCCTCTCCCTGTCTTCATCTCTCCTTTCCCTCTCCGGCCGCCGATCCTTGTCTTTGTCCCTGTCGTCCCTCCTTTCTCTATCATCACGCTCCCTGCGTTCCTTAtcctccctgtctctcctctcatccctaTCTCTGCGCTCTCTCTCGTCGcgatctctgctctctctcgcATCGcgatctctgctctctctctcgtcgcgatctctgctctctctcacgTCGCGATCTCTGCGCTCCTTCTCATCGcgatctctgctctctctcgcATCGCGATCTCTGCGCTCTTTCTCATCGcgatctctgctctctctcgtGTCACGATCTCTGCGCTCCTTCTCATCGCGatctctgttctctctgctctctctcgcATCACGATCTCTGCGCTCTTTCTCATCACGATCTCTGCGCTCTTTCTCATCACGATCTCCCCGTTCTTTCTCGTCGCGATCTTTGCGCTCCCTCTCGTCCCGATCCTTCCTTTCCCTCTCCTCATGATCTTTCCTTTCCCTATTGTCTCTATCTGTTCTTtcatctctcttctctctgtcatCTCTCCATTCTCGCCTTTCTCTCCGGTCGACTCCCCCAtccctttccttttcctctcgCCCGTCCCTTCTTTCCATGTCTTCTCTGTTCTTCCTCCCCCTGTCCTCCCTGTCATCttttccatctctcctctcttctctgcgGTATTTATCATCTTGTGGAGGTCCTCGGGGTAGCGACCCTCCTCTCTTATCAACATCTGACGGCAGTCGGAATCGTTTGTCTACCTCCACAGAAAGCCGTGCGTGAGAGTCCACATCCAGAGGTGCACGGTTACTTCGGGAGGCATCGGACGCCGCTCTGCCACGACGTTCCTCCACTAAGGGCAGCCTGGCGGGATTCACCTTGATGTCAGATTCCCCTCGAGACACTCGCCCCGCTGGTTCCGACATCCTGTCCACGTCCATTGGTACAGGGTGCCCATTTTTCACTGGTGGCGCTTTGGAGTGGTTAACATCATTGCTCTCTGTACCATGAAGAAACAAGCAGTGAAATACAGTTAGTGTCATCAAAAATGGAGCCAATTCATCCGTAGAATAttctttaacaaaaaacaactaagGCTCGACCTACCGTTCTCTGAGATATCCTTTAAAACCCCTCTGGCAACCAGCTCTTGACGACTTTTTCTAACAGAAATCCTTCTTTCCAAggctgaaaaaaagaaacagcatATATAAAGAACTCTTAAAAGCTTAAATTAACACATCCAAAATAATAAGCCCTTGTTCCCAGCATACCTATCGATGTTTCAGTGAACTTCTCACTTGGCTTCTTCTTTCTCCATTTCCAGGGCTTGAAGATCCTTCCCATTTTGGAGAACTTGCCTTTGCGTTTGGTTGGAGGTGATCCACCACCAGAGTTTCCTTCTTCGCCCCCTGTTGTGCTGTGTTGCAGGTCGACCTCATCGTCTGCGTGAACATGACAGTGGCAAACAACAATTGACTCAGAGATTGACTTGTAGAAAATATCTTAAAGAGGGATTTCACTAATTTTGCCAGGGGTAATTGGTCTCTATGCTCCCAGAAGGCCAAAGCAATCAATGCAAACAATGTAACACACAAAGAGATCAATATGTGAACAGTCGCACATCAgttacacatttaaaaagagcgtggctgaaaaaaaaaacatttcaataatAACGTTCAGCATTTATAGCTGAACACACATTGGATATacacatattttcttttgcagaACAGAACAGTTCATTGTGCTCATAGGAATGTAACTGATAAGTCCCTACTATGTTGACAAACCCAGATATTATTTAGGCTTACCACAGAGTTCTTGGCAAGCCTCTATTACAAATTGGGCACAACGGAATTTAACCTTCGGTCTCACTAAATGCCCACATCCGGATGACAACTGCTAGTGGTCTGTACTATATACTGGAACACTTATTGTCatgatggcaaaaaaaaaagataagggAAATAACGCCTGGACCACACTGCGCCCTaagcaaagtaaaaactaaacaaataagCACACAGCTGAAACAGAAACCATGACTCAGAATTCCTAAGTAGGTGATGTGCTATTGAAAATCCTAAGACAGCAATAACTGTGTGTGAAACCACTATTATAATTCTTAGGGGATGAGTCGTATGGCTACACAACACTGTGTAGCATGGCAGCGAACATAGAGCCCTGAAGAGGGCCTTTAGTTTATGTGCAGGCAGGAGGGAGGGGGACTTTTCTCATTAGAGCCGTTACAGTGAGCGTTATATGACACTGTGAAGGAAGCATGAGTGATGGGGAGA contains:
- the phactr4a gene encoding phosphatase and actin regulator 4A isoform X5 — protein: MGHSASSETVAQQPDQHNTDDEVDLQHSTTGGEEGNSGGGSPPTKRKGKFSKMGRIFKPWKWRKKKPSEKFTETSIALERRISVRKSRQELVARGVLKDISENESNDVNHSKAPPVKNGHPVPMDVDRMSEPAGRVSRGESDIKVNPARLPLVEERRGRAASDASRSNRAPLDVDSHARLSVEVDKRFRLPSDVDKRGGSLPRGPPQDDKYRREERRDGKDDREDRGRKNREDMERRDGREEKERDGGVDRRERREWRDDREKRDERTDRDNRERKDHEERERKDRDERERKDRDEKERGDRDEKERRDRDEKERRDRDARESRENRDRDEKERRDRDTRESRDRDEKERRDRDARESRDRDEKERRDRDVRESRDRDERESRDRDARESRDRDERERRDRDERRDREDKERRERDDRERRDDRDKDKDRRPERERRDEDRERKDVRGERDDRDRRDDRDRREDRDRREDRDRRDDWAKRNERERRDEKERREKPEPVRPVSEMDLRPPLQKSSSEENKRFRPASEADKRTTLPRYSPAPEFRERSAELSQPGSGVIIVPAPARRSPPTPPKRMTPVTKRHSVDPSSQDPESPTADPASAPVPTPPAVLKLDSNEDKTNAAAPQISIESLPSPPSHIPPSPPRVQSLLPPSTTSSSSSSSSSGPVPTVQTDPPSPTTEPPSQPPAIPLHILIQRALASPSPAQAKPDGSQRAHSLLFESPPDFLTEAGGNSRNSCPITIEPLRLPEDDDFDMEEEMRKLHPPRPPRQPELEPRSRRVLVGDLRVSVIPEDGGPGDSEEESDSDGPILYRDDDDDDDDEEGPPSGLASRVRRKDTLALKLEREREREERDDQENHDMSWQNREQWMAVRNKISSALTRRLSQRPSADELEQRNILQAKNEDDRRLERSEIKRRLTRKLSQRPTVAELQERKILRFQEYVESTHSHDYDRRADKPWTKLTPADKAAIRKELNEFKSSEMEVHEESRIYTRFHRP